ATTACTATTTTGCTCTTTCATTCTCCAGCCTAAATTTAAGCCCATAGAGCCACCACTTTTATCTTTGTTTGCTGGAAAAACATCAGTAAAGGTATCACTATAAGAATAATTTGTGTAATTTAGACCTGCAAAAATACCTTGAGAGCTTTTGGACTTATCTTTATAGTTCCAAAGCACATCAATATTAGCCCCAAATTTTGTATAAGGGGCATATTCTCTGTCTCCCCAGCCATTTTCTACTACGGAAGTATTGCCATTAGCCTCGGCATAGGCACGAAGTCCAAGAGTATCCGTAAAGAAGTGTTTGTAGCCAAGTAAGACACCAAGACCCACACTCGAGCCCATGCTTGAGCCTGTGCCTTTATATACAAAGATCCCTCCATTTGTGTATTCACCCTCAGCTTCACGGGTTACCATACCTATATTTACTTGTCCGCCTACAAAAATAGCACTTTTTTCCGCATGGACAAAAGGACATAGCGATAATACAGCAAAAATCGCAACTAAAATTTTTTTCAACTTTCCTCCTTTTAAAAAAATATAAACTTGGTATTTTTTCTAGATTTTCCTTAAAATAAAACACTTGATATATGCTATTTATAAATATAAAAATATTGAATATTTCAAGTGTTTTTTATAAAGAAATTTTTATGTAGAATAAAAATCAAAAAAATTGATTTTGAGGATAAAAGTGGCTAAAAAAACTAAGCGTGATATGGCTTATCATTTAGATGTAGATGTAAGCACCTTGTATAATTGGCGTAAATATAAGCCAAATTTATATCGTATCGTTATGCTTGGTTTTAAATTTGATGAACTTTTAGAACAAAGCAAGAAAAATTATGAGGATTTGTTAAATTTAGACGAGCTTATCAAAGATGAAATCCAAAAATTTAAAAACTAACTATATTTGCTACAATACCTTAATCTAGCCTATCCATGGCTTTTTAAGTTAATTTTAAAAACGGCATTTTACAAGGGCTATTGATTAAAAAAAGATCTTAAAAATAGTTATATTATAAAATGATGATAAAAGCTTATCATCATTTATCTTTTAAATAGCTTCAAAGCGTAAAAACTAAGCCTTTTAAGAAGGCTTTTTTTAGAAGATTGAAGTAAAAACTGAGCCACTTCTTTTCGCCCAAACATTACCGCAAAAGTGTAGGGCGTCATTCCTAAGCCATTGTTTTCATCGATATTTGCTCCGTGTCCTACCAAAAGTTCGCACATTTTTAGGTGTCCCTTAAAACAAACTCCAGCCAAAGGAGTTTGCCCACGATCGTTTTTCTCATCAACCCTTGCGCCGTTTTCTAGGAGCATTTTAGCTGTGTTAAAAGAATTATTATAAGCTGCTAGCATTAAAAGGCTGTCACCTTTGTGTGTTTTTAAATTTACGCTAAGTCCTGCTTTTATCATCATTTCAAGATTTTCGCATTCATCATTTCTAGCGTAATCAAAAGCCATTTTTGCAAGCTCTTTAAATCTTTTTTCTTCTTCCTCACTCAAAAAATTATCTTTTAAATTTGTATTTGCACTCATTTTTCTTCCTTTTATGAACTTTATCCTGCCAACTTAAGGAGCTACAAAGTTAGCAGGTAAAACTCATTAAGCTTTTAAAGCGTTTTCAACACCTTTTTTATACTCAGGTGCGATTTTTTCAAAATGAGCTAAAGCCTTATCGATGATAGCCTTTTCAACGCCTTGCATAGAAGCTGCGATATTAGCAAAAAGCTGATTTTTTTGACTTTCATTCATGATATTAAAGAGTGCGCGTGGCTGGGTGTAAAAGTCATTATCAAGCGGAGCGTATCTTTGAGCGCCACCCTCTAAATTTAAATCAGGCTCAAGATAG
This genomic interval from Campylobacter sp. MIT 99-7217 contains the following:
- a CDS encoding ankyrin repeat domain-containing protein, which produces MSANTNLKDNFLSEEEEKRFKELAKMAFDYARNDECENLEMMIKAGLSVNLKTHKGDSLLMLAAYNNSFNTAKMLLENGARVDEKNDRGQTPLAGVCFKGHLKMCELLVGHGANIDENNGLGMTPYTFAVMFGRKEVAQFLLQSSKKSLLKRLSFYALKLFKR
- a CDS encoding outer membrane beta-barrel protein, with protein sequence MKKILVAIFAVLSLCPFVHAEKSAIFVGGQVNIGMVTREAEGEYTNGGIFVYKGTGSSMGSSVGLGVLLGYKHFFTDTLGLRAYAEANGNTSVVENGWGDREYAPYTKFGANIDVLWNYKDKSKSSQGIFAGLNYTNYSYSDTFTDVFPANKDKSGGSMGLNLGWRMKEQNSNLEVGAKIPFSNEIVMGETNTYKVSVKENFSILVRYIYDFEF
- a CDS encoding transcriptional regulator gives rise to the protein MAKKTKRDMAYHLDVDVSTLYNWRKYKPNLYRIVMLGFKFDELLEQSKKNYEDLLNLDELIKDEIQKFKN